The DNA window AATATAAGTGAGTTTAAAATAAAGGTTGATGCCTTTTTTAGATATTTCGGGTTTGTAATCTAGTTGATTTACTAAAGATTTTAATTCTGAAGCCCAACATATTTTATTGTTGTTTTCAGTGTAATACAATGGTTTTTCGCCGAAGAAATCACGTGCAATAAATACTTTATTAATAGTGGCATCATAAATACTAAACGCGAACATGCCATCTAACAATTTAAATGCTTCGACTCCTTTTTGTTCGTAGAGTTTTAATATAACTTCAGTGTCACTATTGGTGTGTAATTGAATGCCATCAGTAATTAATTGTGCTCTAAGCGTTTTGTAATTGTATATTTCACCATTAAATACTATAACGATAGACTTGTCATTTGAATACATAGGTTGTTGACCAGAGCTTAAATCTATAATCGATAAACGTCTCATTGCCATTCCCAAACCAAAATTATCTCCTGTGAAACTATATGTTCCATCTTCATCTGGACCTCTATGAATAATAAGGTCATTCATTTTGGTGAGCGACTGTCTTATGGTTTGTTCATCTGTTGATGATTTGTATAGTATGCCGTTAATTCCGCACATAAATTAGTTTTATGGTAATTATTTTATAGAAATTCCTTTAGCTTCTTTGTTTAGCCATTGTTTTAATACAATTAATTTCCAAATTAGTGGATATCTGTTCCAAGAGCCATCCATATGTTGTTTAATCATGAATTTTACATTCTCGATATTAATATTTGGAATGTTTTTTAGACTTTCATCATCCAGTTCACTCAATACATAATCTTTTAAATCCTCTCTAAACCAAGTTGCAAAAGGGATTGCAAATCCAGCTTTCGGTCTATCAAAAATGTGTTCAGGAACATATTGATATAATACATCCTTTAAAATTCGTTTTTGATTGTCCTTCAGAATCTTAAAATCTGTTGGAAGTGCTCTAGCGAAATCTACAATTCTATGATCTAACAAAGGCGCTCTTGCTTCTAAAGAATACGCCATTGTTGCTCTATCTACTTTGGTATTGATATCCCAATTTAAATACGTTTTTAGGTCGAAATCTGAAACGCGTTCCAATAAGTTTTTGTTATTATGATCTAAGTATTTAATCTCAGCAACATCTCTAAAATCTTCATCAGATTGAATGTAATTGAGGTTAATGCCTGTCATAACACTTAAATATGCCGTATTTCTATTTTTTGTTTTTAGAGCTTCAGCGACTACTTTTAATTTGTAATTTGGAACATGTTTTAATACAGATGAAGACAGCTTTCTTAGGCTGTAAGGCACATCATACAACTTGCTTTTAGTTGTAGCCCATTTGTAACGTTGATAGCCAATAAAACTCTCGTCACCACCATCTCCTGAAAGCGCAACTGTAACTTGTTCTCTTGTATGTTTTGCTAGTAGCATTGATGGAATTGCCGAAGAATCTGCAAACGGTTCATCATAAAAATGACTGAAATTTTCAATGAGGCTCATGCCTTCATTATAGTTGCATTCTATAACATTATGGTCTGTTTTTAGGTGATCTGCAACCTGTTGTGCGTAAGCACTTTCGTCAAATTCTGCTTCATTAAATTTTACTGAAAATGTTTTCACTTTAGCATTTGAGCTTTTTGAAGCAACAGCAGCTACTAATGAAGAGTCTACACCTCCAGATAAGAATACACCAACTGGAACATCTGCAAAAAGACGAGAAGAAACGGCATCATCAAGAATGTCACTTAATTCATTTTTAGCATCGTTATAAGTGCCAGTAAACTTTGTTTTTCCTTGGTAATCAATATCCCAATAACAAGAATTATTGAAATCTCCAGTCTTTATGTTATAGGTAAAACGATGACCAGCTGGTAATTTTTTTATTTCGTTAAAGATAGAATAAGGCTCAGGTACATTTCCCCAAGCAAGATAATAACCAATTGATTTTTGTGAAACTGAAAGATTGTCATTGAACATTTGAATAGACGATAACTGACTAGAAAATTCAAAATCGAGTCCGTTATGATAATAGTAAAATGGTTTCTGACCTAAACGATCTCTTGCACCAAATAACTCTTGTTTCTTTTCGTCATAAATAACAAATGCAAACATGCCATTGAGGTGATCTACACACTTTTCGCCATATTCTAAATAGGCAGCACATAAGACTTCTGTATCACTAGTTGTATTAAAAGAATAGCCTTTTTCAGTCAACTCTTTTTTTAATATTCTGAAATTATAAATCTCACCATTAAATACAATATGAATGTGATCATAATAGGTAAATGGCTGATCTGACCTTGGATCTAAATCTATAATAGATAATCTATTGTGTCCAAATGTAATGGTCTTTTCCTCTTTTTTATAAAACTGCCATCCCATTTTGTCAGGACCTCTAAAAGCAGTTCTTTTGAGTTTGTCTTGGACTTGGTGTTCTTCGTATTTTATAGTTGTTCCGTATATTCCGCACATAAATTTTTAATTTGTTTTTAAGCTTTTTTGATAGACACTTAAATGTTTAGCGAATACGTTTTCTATCTTAAATTGTGATTCAATTTCAGTATATAGTTTAGCTGATTTTTGTAGAGCAAGATCATAATCTTCGTAGACGTCTATCATAGATTTATGGAAGGTGTCTAATTCAGTTACATAAGCATTGCTGTCATTTAAAAAATCGGGAATACTTCCAACAGGTGTGCTTACAATGGGTAATTTGGCTGCAGCAGCTTCGATGAGTACTACAGGCATTCCTTCCCATAAAGACGGAAGCACCAAACAATGTGCTTCAGCTAAAAATGGCTTTATGTCGTTTTGAAATCCCAGAATATTAAAATGTTTACTTAAATTATTGCTTTCTATACTGTCTACTAATTCGTCATGCATGATACCACCTCCAACAAAATTTATAACAAAATTATTGATGTTATGCTTTAATAATTGTTGAGCGGCAGAAACCATCTGTAACGGATTCTTCTCTGTGTTTAATCGCCCTAAATATAAGAATATAAAGACGTCATTAGAATTAAATACTCGTTTTTTTGCTGGTGCAAGTTCATCAAAATTAACACCATTAGGAATGACTTCGCTATTCTTTTTTAGATACCACATTTTTGCATTATTACTAAATACAATATCTTGTTTCCTAAAAGGTTTTGTAAGGTGTAACATTAGTTTTCTTCCAAAATTCTCTATAGCACTAGAATGTAATGTAAAAACAATAGGTATGTTTTTGTAACATAATTTATAAATTAAGCCTAACAAAAAACCATGGTACATATGACTGTGCAAAACGACTTCATCTTCAGCATCTATAATTTTTTTTAGTTTTTTGAGACCAGAGATTAACGTTGAATTTCTAAAAGAATTCACGCCTAATAAATGGTATTCAATATTATGATCTTGGAATCTGCTTTCTAGTCCAATATTAGTATCAGATAAGGAGATTACAATTGTTTTTATATTGGCATTACTTTGTTTGGCTAACTGAAGAACCATTTGTTCTGCACCACCACCTCCTAAAGTACTTGATAAGTGAATTATAACCATTTGATTTGTTTTCAGTTTTAATTTATTTTTTTTCTACTTATTATGGCATCTATAAATGTAAGATTACCACAATGGTTTAGCGTATGTGTTGATAATACATCCTTGCTCCAATCTGGATGGATGGATTGAACAATTTCTTCTTTGTAAGTGTTTTCATTGAGGATTGTAATTTCATTGATTTTCATTCCGTAGCCATAATGAACTGAGCAATCTTGAGCAGGTCTGAAAATTTTGCCGTTAAAATTAAAAATGTTTCCTGCTGGACGTGCATTATTATGATTGAGCTCAACAGGGTTTTCAGGATGAGGAATCCATATGTCATTTAAAAGGCTGTCTGAATAAAATATATGTAATTCATGTGTTGAACCCATACCTAAATGTTCTTCCACATTAGTAAACATCCAAAACTTTCCATCTTTTTTGTAAATGGTACTGTCAACAGCTTTTATGTTATTGATGAGTACTTTTTCAAGTTCCCATTGATCTGGAAACGTTATACATTTATAAAGCTCAATGGTATTGTTTTCGTTTGTTTCTGGCAACATATACAATTCACCTTTGTCTTCTATTAAAAAAGGATAGGAGAGGTGATAAGGCGTTTCTAAGACGACTTTTGGTTGTGTGTAGTTTCCCTTTTTATCCATTTCTAAAACTGATATTTTACCTTTATTTTCTGAATATAATAACTCTTCAATAAAAATAAAATAGGTGTCATTTTTTTTGATAATAAAAGGATCTGCCCAAAACCTATCTTTTGGAGGTAATAGCCTTTCAAAGGTATTGAAAGATTTAGAGCTGGTTTCAGTGTTTTCTAGTTTGAAAAGTAAAACCCATTGCTCAAAATAAGTACGTCTTTTTATAACTCCTTTAAACGCTGACCAGTAAAGATTACTAATACCTTTAAGGGTGTCCCAATTAGAAGGGATTTGATATTTCTTGTAATTATATGTTATTGAAATTGCATTGATTCGTTTTAATTTTTGATAAAACTTCGCTTCTCCTAAGCGATGTAATTCTTCCAATTTTTTGGGAACCATAAATCTAGATTTCCAAAACAAGTTGTCACTATTTCTAGAAAGGTATAAATTGTCAGTTTCGTAAAACGATTCGTATAATTTAATACACGATTTTGATTCATGAGATAATTGCAATAATGTAACTGCTGTCTCTTTTTGTTTTTTGAGCATTTCCATTACTCCTGGAGGTGCGTTTTTTTTGGTTTTAGAATCTCCATATTGATAAAGCCAAACACCAAATTTGGAAGATTTTAAAATGTTTCCTTCTAAATTATTGAAGCCAAGTTTAATAAAAACATCAACATCATGTGTTTTAATTGCGTCAATATCTTTTTCTGATATGGAATCGTTACCTGAATTTGTTTCAGTTTGTACGACTATTTCTGTGCAACCGATGATATCTTTTAAATTTTTAAGGTCTAAAGCATTTGGATTAGGTGTAAATGCCTTTTTTTCAAATTTTGTATATAATCTATAAAACAATTCGTTTTTCTTTTTCCAAAGCTTAGAAGTAAAGGACTCTTTTTTAGTTGAAATGTCTTCT is part of the Psychroserpens ponticola genome and encodes:
- the asnB gene encoding asparagine synthase (glutamine-hydrolyzing); translated protein: MCGIYGTTIKYEEHQVQDKLKRTAFRGPDKMGWQFYKKEEKTITFGHNRLSIIDLDPRSDQPFTYYDHIHIVFNGEIYNFRILKKELTEKGYSFNTTSDTEVLCAAYLEYGEKCVDHLNGMFAFVIYDEKKQELFGARDRLGQKPFYYYHNGLDFEFSSQLSSIQMFNDNLSVSQKSIGYYLAWGNVPEPYSIFNEIKKLPAGHRFTYNIKTGDFNNSCYWDIDYQGKTKFTGTYNDAKNELSDILDDAVSSRLFADVPVGVFLSGGVDSSLVAAVASKSSNAKVKTFSVKFNEAEFDESAYAQQVADHLKTDHNVIECNYNEGMSLIENFSHFYDEPFADSSAIPSMLLAKHTREQVTVALSGDGGDESFIGYQRYKWATTKSKLYDVPYSLRKLSSSVLKHVPNYKLKVVAEALKTKNRNTAYLSVMTGINLNYIQSDEDFRDVAEIKYLDHNNKNLLERVSDFDLKTYLNWDINTKVDRATMAYSLEARAPLLDHRIVDFARALPTDFKILKDNQKRILKDVLYQYVPEHIFDRPKAGFAIPFATWFREDLKDYVLSELDDESLKNIPNINIENVKFMIKQHMDGSWNRYPLIWKLIVLKQWLNKEAKGISIK
- a CDS encoding glycosyltransferase — protein: MVIIHLSSTLGGGGAEQMVLQLAKQSNANIKTIVISLSDTNIGLESRFQDHNIEYHLLGVNSFRNSTLISGLKKLKKIIDAEDEVVLHSHMYHGFLLGLIYKLCYKNIPIVFTLHSSAIENFGRKLMLHLTKPFRKQDIVFSNNAKMWYLKKNSEVIPNGVNFDELAPAKKRVFNSNDVFIFLYLGRLNTEKNPLQMVSAAQQLLKHNINNFVINFVGGGIMHDELVDSIESNNLSKHFNILGFQNDIKPFLAEAHCLVLPSLWEGMPVVLIEAAAAKLPIVSTPVGSIPDFLNDSNAYVTELDTFHKSMIDVYEDYDLALQKSAKLYTEIESQFKIENVFAKHLSVYQKSLKTN
- a CDS encoding glucosamine inositolphosphorylceramide transferase family protein — translated: MTNQKLRIGLLIDAYRIPFWVFKMIEIIQGSNHSEIILLVKKEDISTKKESFTSKLWKKKNELFYRLYTKFEKKAFTPNPNALDLKNLKDIIGCTEIVVQTETNSGNDSISEKDIDAIKTHDVDVFIKLGFNNLEGNILKSSKFGVWLYQYGDSKTKKNAPPGVMEMLKKQKETAVTLLQLSHESKSCIKLYESFYETDNLYLSRNSDNLFWKSRFMVPKKLEELHRLGEAKFYQKLKRINAISITYNYKKYQIPSNWDTLKGISNLYWSAFKGVIKRRTYFEQWVLLFKLENTETSSKSFNTFERLLPPKDRFWADPFIIKKNDTYFIFIEELLYSENKGKISVLEMDKKGNYTQPKVVLETPYHLSYPFLIEDKGELYMLPETNENNTIELYKCITFPDQWELEKVLINNIKAVDSTIYKKDGKFWMFTNVEEHLGMGSTHELHIFYSDSLLNDIWIPHPENPVELNHNNARPAGNIFNFNGKIFRPAQDCSVHYGYGMKINEITILNENTYKEEIVQSIHPDWSKDVLSTHTLNHCGNLTFIDAIISRKKIN